In Runella sp. SP2, the genomic window GCCCAAGGCTTGGGAGCCCACCATTGGTCAAGAATTTCTTGTTTGGTGAAGGCATCCCAAACTAGCGAAAGGTGAGCAGCAAATTCGCGGGTTATGAAAACCGTTTTAGCGGCTTTGTCAACGGTAAAGTCAAACAATAAATGGTTCATGTTTTGTATGTTTAATGGTTGAAAATAGGCTTTTTCGTTGGTTTAAGTTGGGAAACTAAACGGTTGCAAATTTATGCGCAACTTTTTGGTTTCGCAAAGTTTGTATTGAAAAAGATTAGGAGAAGTTGAGAGGTTGGAGAAGCCTTTGTTGAATTTTTGAAAGACCAAAGATAGGAAGGCAGACTTTACGTTCGCCCACTTCCCCGAAAAAACAAACCAACTGTGGGTAAAAAAGGAGGGGAGGGACACTTTAATTAAAAATTCTCACCCCTTTCTAAACTCCTTTTTCTCCCCAAAAATGAAAACGTATTCGTTGTCTCTAGCCTTTGGGCTACTTCTAGTGTGGATGAGCTTGCCTGCTTCTGCGCAAACCAACCGCCCCATCAAATTTCAAAAACAAGTGCTCACGAAAATGTTCTTCTCCGAAGGCGTAGCCGTGGGCGATGTCAACCGCGACGGAAAAAAAGACGTGTTGTCGGGGGCGTTTTGGTACGAAGCCCCCAACTGGAAACAGCACGAAATTGCCAAAGGCGATACATTTACGGTCAATGGTGGCTACAGCAATTCGTTTTTGAACTTTAGCATGGACGTCAACCAAGACGGTTGGATAGATTTTATTCGGGTCGATACCCCAGGCGAATCGGTGGTTTGGTACGAAAATCCCAAAAACAAAGCTGGACACTGGAAAGCCTATACCATTCACAAATCCATTGGGAATGAGTCGCCTGCGCTGTGCGATCTCGACGGTGACGGACGTCTTGATATCATCGGTAATGACCCCGAAGCCAAGCAAATGATTTGGCTCAAAGCTCCTTCCAAAAAAGGCGATACCGAATGGAAACGCTACGTGATTAGTACCGACAATATTGGCATTCACAAATATACCCACGGCTTGGGTGTGGTGGACATGAACGGCGATGGGCGGTTGGATGTGCTCATGCGTGAAGGTTGGTGGGAAGCACCTGCGGATCGTACGCAGCCAAATTGGACGTTTCATCGGGCTAATTTGGGGGAAGAATGTTCGCAAATGTACCTACTTGACGTCAATAAAGACGGCCTGAAAGACGTGATTAGCATGTCGGCGCACAAATACGGTATGTGGTGGCATCAGCAAGGCAAAGACGCGCAAGGAAATCCGACTTGGGAAAAACACGAAATTGGGAAGCTATTTTCACAAACCCACGGCTTAGCTTTGGCCGACATCAACAAAGATGGTAATCCTGATTTGGTGACGGGAAAACGCTATTTTGCCCATAATGGCAAAGACCCAGGGGCGTTTGAGCCTGCGGTATTGTACTGGTTTGAGTTTAAACCTGGCCCTAATCCAGCGTGGATTCCGCATCAAATTGACGATAACTCAGGCGTAGGGCTGCATTTGGTAGTCGAAGACATGAACCGCGACGGGTTGCTAGACATCATTACTGCAAACAAAAAAGGAGCCCACGTGTTTCTTCAACAGAAATAAATAAAACAGGTGCGTACAGGACAGAATTTTGAAAGAAGCTGTCGTATGTTTGTCGTATGAAAGTTGGTTTATTCATCCCGTGTTATGTAGATCAGTTTTACCCCAAAGTGGGTATTGCTACACTCCAATTGTTAGAGAAATTTGGTTGTGAGGTGGGGTATCCTGCCAACCAAACCTGCTGTGGTCAGCCCATGGCCAATTCTGGCTATGAACACCTGACGCATGATTGCAACCGCCTTTTTGTTCAAAATTTTGCTGATTTTGATTACATCGTGGGGCCGTCGGGGAGTTGTGTCTTGCACATCAAAGAACACTTGCACACCGAAGGCGAAGGTGAAGCGAAAGCGACGCACATCCGTCAACGGGTGTATGAACTGACGGAGTTTTTGACCGATGTGCTCAAAGTCGAAAACCTATCGGCGCATTTTCCGTATCGGGTGGGGTTGCACCAAAGCTGCCACGGGCAGCGCGGATTGCACCTTTCGCAGATGTCGGAGTTGGTAGCGCCTGCATTCTCAAAACCTGAAAAACTCTTGAGAATGGTCGATGGAATCGAATTGGTTCAACTCACACGTAGAGACGAATGCTGTGGATTTGGGGGAACGTTTTGTGTGGCGGAAGAAGCAGTTTCGGCGCGTATGGGTGTTGACCGCATCGAAGACCACATCAAGAACGGTACTCAAGTCCTGACGGGAGGCGATATGTCGTGTTTGATGCACTTGGAAGGCATCATTCGGCGCCGTGAGTTGCCCATCAAAGTAATGCACATCGCCGAAATTTTAACTGCGAATTAACCATGAATCACTCTGAGGCTGCTGATAAATTTAATAAAGACTTTGACCGCACTACCTGGCACGACGAAACGCTCTGGTGGGTGCGCCAAAAACGCGACCGAGCGGCGTTTGCCATTCCCGAATGGGAAGATTTACGCAACATGGCGTCGCAGATTAAACACAACGTACTGTCTAACTTAGACACGTACTTGATGGAGTTTGAAAAAAACGCCAAGGCCAACGGCGTCACCGTCCACTGGGCCGCCGATGCGCACGAACATAACCAAATCGTTCTTTCGATTCTGAAAGAGCAAGGCATTCAACAAATTGTGAAAAGCAAGTCGATGCTGACCGAAGAGTGTCATTTGAATCCTTTTTTGGCCGAAAATGGGGTTGAGGTCATTGATACTGATTTGGGTGAACGCATCGTTCAATTGGCCGACGAGCCCCCAAGTCACATCGTCATGCCCTGTATTCACTGGAAAAAAGAGGAGATTGGCGTCTTGTTTCACAAACATTTGGGTACGCCCGAAGGTTGCGCCGACCCATCTACGTTGACATTGGCCGCCCGCGAACACCTGCGCGAAAAGTTTTTGACGCGCCGCGTGGCACTGACGGGGGTGAACTTTGCTATTGCCGAAACGGGAGAATTTGTGGTCTGTACCAACGAAGGTAACGCCGACATGGGTACGCACTTGGCCGACGTCCACATTGCGTGCATGGGCATCGAAAAAATCGTCCCTAAACGCAAGCATTTGGGGGTTTTCTTACGGTTGTTGGCGCGTTCTGCTACGGGACAGCCTATTACAACTTATTCGAGTCATTTTGCCAAGCCCCGCGAAGGGCAACAAATGCACATCATATTGGTGGACAATGGCCGCTCTCGGCAGCTGGGACGGGAGGAGTTTCGTAACTCGCTCAAATGTATCCGTTGTGGGGCTTGTATGAATACCTGTCCTGTGTACCGTCGCAGTGGCGGACACAGTTACCACAATGCCGTAGCGGGACCGATTGGATCGATTTTGGCGCCCAATTTGGACATGACCAAAAACGCCGATTTGCCGTTTGCAAGTACGTTGTGCGGAAGTTGTTCAAATGTTTGTCCCGTGAAAATCAACATCCACGAACAACTTTACAGCTGGCGACAAGTACTTACCAAAAGCGGACATTCACCCACTGCCAAAACGATAGGGATGAAAGCAATGGCGGCGGTATTGTCTAGCCCATCGGTGTATCGTTTTTCGGGGAAAATAGGCCGTTTGACGTTGTCAAACACGCCGTTTGTGGTCAACAATTCCCTGAATCCGTGGTATAAACAACGCGAAATGCCAGAGCCTCCCAAAGAGTCGTTTGGCGAATGGTATAAAAAGAATCGGAAGTAAATTCTGCGGTTTGACTATCGCCTACGGTCTGACTATCGTCTGACCTTTGTTTGATGAAAATAATTTAAACAATCATTCCCCCATTGGGGGGCAGGGGGCTAAATAAAATGAGTCGTGAAAAAATACTGGCGGCCGTGGCCAAAAACAAACCCACGTTGACACCGCTACCAGATATACAAGATTTTGGGAATCCTTACAGCGATTTGGTGGCCCAGTTTACGTCGGTACTGACGACCATCGGTGGTACGGTGGTGGAAGCGCGCAGTTGGGAAGAAATCCAACAGTACGTTCAAACGCACTTTGCGGGACGGCGAATGGTTACCAACCTTGCACCATTGGCAGACATGGCCCAACAAAGTTGGCTAACGTCTGATCCTCATTCGTTGGACGACGTAGGGTTGGCCATTTTACAAGGACAATTTGCCGTGGCCGAAAATTCGGCGGTATGGGTTACAGAAGCCGAGATGGGGCAGCGCGTGACGCCTTTTATTGCTGAAACGCTGGCATTAGTGATAAAAAAATCGGCGATTTTGCCCAAGATGCACCACGCCTACGCCCAAATTGGTGCGGCCGAATACGGTTTTGGGGCTTTCATCGCAGGGCCTTCCAAAACCGCCGACATCGAACAATCGCTGGTCTTGGGCGCGCACGGCCCTAAGTCGATGGTGGCCTTTTTGATAGATTGAAAAAAAGGTGAAACTTTGCTAAAAGTGGCTTCCCGAAAGTGCATTAACTTTCGGGAAGTTTTTTTATACAAGCAATTCTTCATTCGTATGCGATTCTTAAAGATTCTTCTCAAAGTACTTGGCGTTATTTTATTGCTAATTGTCGCCTTGTTGGCCTGTATGATCGCCCCCGTCGATGATACGCCTTACCAACAAACCAGCTATTACCAAGACTGGAAAAACTCGGTAAGCGGTTTAACCTCCACTGTCACAGATGCTAGTCATAATTCCTCATCCGTAATTCCTAATTCATTAAAAGTCGGTTGGGCCAAAGTAAATTTTACGCCCAAATCTCCGACTCCTACGGCGGGTTACGGAGTGCGTCGCGGGGCCTTGTACAAATCGGTGCATGATTCTATTTACGTTCGGGCGGTGGTGTTTGACAATGGAAGTACCAAAGCGGCGATGGTGGTGGCCGATTTATTGATTCTTCCCCCCGCCGTGACTGAGCAAGTAAAAACCAAGCTTTCGGCTACGGGCATTCCGTTTGAACAAGTGTATTTTGGTGCTACCCACACCCACAACAGCATGGGTGGATGGAGTGGCGGCATTGTAGGCGAACTCTTTGGTGGAAAATTTAATCCCGACAATGTGAGGTGGGTGGCCGATGCCATCGTAAAAGCCGTGACTTTGGCACAAAAAGACCTAAAACCTGCTACGGTGGCCTATCATCAGTTGGCCGATACGGCAAAAGTACGCAATCGGGCGTTTGATGAAGGAACGATTGACCCGTTTGTGCGCACCATCCAACTCGTCCGCAGCGATGGGCAAAAAGCCTTGATTTGCTCGTACGCGGCTCATTCTACGATTACAAGTTCGGACAATATCGTTTTATCGCGTGACTACCCAGGTGTACTGGTCGATTCGTTGGAAAAAGGCGAAGCTAACTTTGCGGTATTTCTTTCGGGAGCGGTTGGAAGCATGGGGCCTAAGGTGGGTGTAGAGTCAGATTCGGATTGGGTCAAAGTGGCCACCGAAGCCGACAGCTTGGAGTCGGACGTGCAAAAACAATTGGCGCAACTGAAGCCTATCGAAAACCCTGCCCTGCGCATCGAAACGCTCACCATTCCGCTTCGCGAGCCTAATCCCCGCGTTACGTTGGGGTGGCGACTACGTCCGTGGGTATTTCACTGGGCGTTTGGCGATTTTCCCAATTACGTAAAAGCGCTACGCATTGGCAACGTTCTGATGGTAGGTTTTCCTTGCGATTTTTCGGGGGAATTGGTGGCAGAGATGAGCGCCTACGCCGAAAAAAAGGGGCTTAAATTGATGGTAACAAGCTTCAATGGTGGGTATATCGGCTACATCACCCCCGACAAATACTACGGCAGAGACACCTACGAAACCCTCACCATGAACTGGTTTGGACCTTTTAACGGAGCTTATTTTCAGGAAATTGTGCGGGATTTGGTGGATAAGATGTCGTAGGGGAAGCAAAAAAGATAAACGAGCAGGTTGTAAGCAGCCTTGGAAAGGTTGTCAAACCTTTCCAAGGTTCAATGCTACTTCTCAGGTCGGCGGTAGCGAATAGGATGGGGACTTTATGATTTAATCCAACTCATCCAATAGTTCTTTCAATTCTTTTTCAGAAATAGTACCTCTGACTTGCTTATCATAAATAGTTGGTAAAATAACTTCTTCATTGTCAGTAACAACATAAGTAATAATCCTTGCCCCTCCACTTTTGCCCTTACCCTTGCTTTTGATGGCTAATCGTATTTTATAACAATCTTGCCCTAACGGAGTACCAGGCGTTGGGTTTTCTTGAAGTTGTTCGCCCAATGTAGCTAATTCTTGCTTGAGTGAAGCATATTTTTTAATTAATGGCTTGGCTTACCTCTCAAAACTTCGGGCAGCTCTTACGCTATACATCCTCTAAAAATTCGGTCAAAGTTCTCAGTTTTATTTTGCCTTCACGGTGTAATTTGGCATCTTGCAAACCTTCTTTTATGTTAGCTTTTAGCTCTTTTTTACTCATAACAGCACTATCAGTATCTGCATCTGCTTCAATAAGCATCGAAGCCAATTTAGCTCTATCTTTTGGTGGCAATTGCCTTGCCAATTCTACCAACTGACTAAGCGTTAGTTGAATGTTGGCACTAAAATTTAGTGTTGTTTCCATTATTCTAATGAATAAGTTTTTTTGGCTTTAAAATCAGGAATAAGGGCATCAATGACCATAAAAAGCTGCTTACGGTCTTAACAATGGTCTCTATTCAAGTCAAAAATTATGTACAAGTATAGAACAAATCTTATTAGTTTGAAACATAATTAGCCTGTAAAATATTGCCAATTGTTTTTCAATTTGTGCTCCAGTTTATATACCAAACCTTGGTTTAGGACAAGCATGGAATTGTATTTCTAACGAACAAACAATAAACGAGCGAAGCGGATTGTAAATAACCTTGGAAAGGTTGAAAAACCTTTCCAAGGTTCAATGCTACTTCTGCGGTCTTTTATAACGAATAGGAGCTGGAGGCTCGGGTTTGAGCGTTACCCCTTGGGTTTTTAGCAAGTCTAACGCTACTTGCACCGATTTTTCGAGTTGCGGGTCTTCTCCCTTGGCCACTTTAGCGGGGTCTTGGTGTACTTCAATGTCAGGGGCAATGCCTTCGCCTTCTACCGCCCATTTTCCGTCCACATCATAAAAACCTCCGCGCGGAGCCACCATGCGCCCACCGTCGATAAACGGTGGCGTGTCCCACGTACCGACCAATCCGCCCCACGTGCGCGTGCCTACGAGTGGGCCTACCTTGGCTTGGCGAAACAAGAACGGCATCAAGTCGCCGCCCGAACCCGCGCGCTCGTTGACAATCATTACTTTAGGCCCCCACAAGCCCGACATCGGTGTCGTGAAAGGTTTATGGTCGTTAGCGCGGCTGTTGAAATATCCTTGCAGTTTTCGGGCCAATACGTCCACGATGTAGTCGGCAGCCGAGCCACCGCCGTTGTTGCGTTCGTCGATAACTGCCCCTTTTTTATCTTGTTGGGCAAAATAATAGCGGTTAAAATATTCGTAACCACCGTTACCCGTGTTGGGAATCCAAACGTAGGCCAATTGTCCCTTTGAAAGCTCATCCACCTTACGGCGATTCCCTTCCACCCAAGCCCGCGTGCGAAGCTGGGTTTCGTTGGCGACGGGCACCACCGTAAGCGATTTGGCCGTGGCCAAATCAGGCGTAGCATTGACCTTTATTTTGATTTGTCGGTTGGCCGTGCCTTCGAGCAAACTGTAAATATCCACGTCGGCCGTGAGCGGAATGCCGTTGATTTCCAACAAATAATCGCCTTCTTTTACGTCGATGCCAGGGCTAGACAGAGGCGCTCGCAAATCAGGGTTCCAGTTTTCACCCGTCAGAATGCGCTTGATGCGGTAAAAGCCGTTCACAATCGTAAAATCAGCCCCCAAAAGCCCCGCAGGGTTGTTGTTGTCGAGGGTTGGGAAATCACCTCCTGAGGTATAGGAGTGCCCCACGGCCACTTCGCCCCCCAAAATATCCACCACGTAGTTGAGGTCGGTGCGGTGGCGTACATGTTCTACCCAAGGCGAGTACCACTTATAGATGTCGTTCCAAGGAGCACCGTGTACATTGCTGACGTACAAGAAATCGCGCTGATAACGCCATCCTTCGCGGAAAATCTGCTTGTATTCGGCTTTTGGATCCACCCAAAGTTTCATTTCGCTAGTGTTGAGGCGACCGTCGCCCATTTTTGCCGTAGCGGCGGTTGCATTGGCGATTCCCCACGTGCCTCCACTGCGGTAAAGCAAGTTTTTGCGGTCGTGTGAGGTAATTGCTCCCTGAATTCCTTTCAAAAACTCTTCCCGTTTTTGGTCTTTCAAGGTGTATTTGTGCAGCGTAACGCCCGCTTGGTCAGGGACATTTTCGGTAAAAAATAAACTACCTTCAGGCCCTGCAATGATTTCGTCGTATTCTTTCAATGCTACTTTGGGAAGTGCCAAAATCCGCTGGTCGATGCCTTCTAGGTCAATTTTTACCAAAACTTCTTTTTTGGCTTCCGTGGGTTTTTCGTCTTTTTTAGGCTCGGTTTTGGTCTTCTCGTCTGTTTTAGCGGGGGTAGCTTCTTTCTTTTCTACTTTGGGGGCTTCTTCCTCGTCGCTTTTGGGCAAAAAAGGCGAAGGTTCACCTTTGGCCAGAATGACCATATACACGCCGCGCGTAACGGGGCGCTCGTACGAACTCATGTCGAGCCAACCCGTATTGAGGGCAAAGTTGGTACTGGCCAAAAAATACAGATACTTTCCGCTGGCATCCCACACGGGCGACATCGCATCTGACATCCCGTCAGTCAGTTGGTGACTAGCGCCTGTCTCGATGTTATAGACTTTGATGGCTTTGTATTGATTGTCCAAAAGGCGGGCGTAGGCAATCCATTTGCCATCAGGCGACCATACAGGGTTAAGGCTGCGGTTGGGATGGGCGTAGCGCTCGGTGTCTATCTTTTTGGGTTGTCCCGTTTCGGTATTTATCACCCATAAATTATAATCAGTGTCGGTGTAGGCAAGGTGTTTGTTGTCCGACGACCACGCGGGGCGGAAATAAAACGTAGGCGAAGGCAACGAAATCGCTTTGGGTTTTTGAAGCCCTTCTTGGTCCGAAACCATCAATTGATATTCACCGCTCGCGTCCGAAAACCAGGCTATTTTTTGCCCGTCGGGCGACCAAGTAGGATAACGGTCAGCCACGCCTGAACTGTGACTGATGTTGCGCCAGTCACCGTTTTCTTTGGGTACGGTAAAAATATCGCCACGGTATTCAAACAACGCACGCTTGCCCGTCGGAGACAGCGACGCATTGAGTAAACCTCCCGAACGTACGTCCTGCCAACGCGGTGCCGCCCACGTAAAATCTCCTTGAACGTTGATAACGAGCTGCTTGGCTTGTCCCGTTTGGGGGTCGAGCAAATGCAAATAGCCGCCTTGTTCATACACAATGCGGTCGTTGGAGGCGTCTAAGCTTTTTACATCAAAATCTTTGTGAAACGTTACCTGTTTGAGTTCGTTGGTTTTGGGATTAAACGACCATACGTTGTTGGCATAATCGCGTTCTGACAAAAAGTAAACGACGTTTTTGTACCAAACAGGGTCGGTATGGCGTTCGCGATCGGTTTGGGGAGTGGTTTTGAGCGAGAGCGTTTTCAAATCCACAATCCAAATCGGCTGCGATTGTCCGCCTCGGTAGTTGCG contains:
- a CDS encoding (Fe-S)-binding protein encodes the protein MKVGLFIPCYVDQFYPKVGIATLQLLEKFGCEVGYPANQTCCGQPMANSGYEHLTHDCNRLFVQNFADFDYIVGPSGSCVLHIKEHLHTEGEGEAKATHIRQRVYELTEFLTDVLKVENLSAHFPYRVGLHQSCHGQRGLHLSQMSELVAPAFSKPEKLLRMVDGIELVQLTRRDECCGFGGTFCVAEEAVSARMGVDRIEDHIKNGTQVLTGGDMSCLMHLEGIIRRRELPIKVMHIAEILTAN
- a CDS encoding neutral/alkaline non-lysosomal ceramidase N-terminal domain-containing protein gives rise to the protein MRFLKILLKVLGVILLLIVALLACMIAPVDDTPYQQTSYYQDWKNSVSGLTSTVTDASHNSSSVIPNSLKVGWAKVNFTPKSPTPTAGYGVRRGALYKSVHDSIYVRAVVFDNGSTKAAMVVADLLILPPAVTEQVKTKLSATGIPFEQVYFGATHTHNSMGGWSGGIVGELFGGKFNPDNVRWVADAIVKAVTLAQKDLKPATVAYHQLADTAKVRNRAFDEGTIDPFVRTIQLVRSDGQKALICSYAAHSTITSSDNIVLSRDYPGVLVDSLEKGEANFAVFLSGAVGSMGPKVGVESDSDWVKVATEADSLESDVQKQLAQLKPIENPALRIETLTIPLREPNPRVTLGWRLRPWVFHWAFGDFPNYVKALRIGNVLMVGFPCDFSGELVAEMSAYAEKKGLKLMVTSFNGGYIGYITPDKYYGRDTYETLTMNWFGPFNGAYFQEIVRDLVDKMS
- a CDS encoding VCBS repeat-containing protein, giving the protein MKTYSLSLAFGLLLVWMSLPASAQTNRPIKFQKQVLTKMFFSEGVAVGDVNRDGKKDVLSGAFWYEAPNWKQHEIAKGDTFTVNGGYSNSFLNFSMDVNQDGWIDFIRVDTPGESVVWYENPKNKAGHWKAYTIHKSIGNESPALCDLDGDGRLDIIGNDPEAKQMIWLKAPSKKGDTEWKRYVISTDNIGIHKYTHGLGVVDMNGDGRLDVLMREGWWEAPADRTQPNWTFHRANLGEECSQMYLLDVNKDGLKDVISMSAHKYGMWWHQQGKDAQGNPTWEKHEIGKLFSQTHGLALADINKDGNPDLVTGKRYFAHNGKDPGAFEPAVLYWFEFKPGPNPAWIPHQIDDNSGVGLHLVVEDMNRDGLLDIITANKKGAHVFLQQK
- a CDS encoding LUD domain-containing protein, whose translation is MSREKILAAVAKNKPTLTPLPDIQDFGNPYSDLVAQFTSVLTTIGGTVVEARSWEEIQQYVQTHFAGRRMVTNLAPLADMAQQSWLTSDPHSLDDVGLAILQGQFAVAENSAVWVTEAEMGQRVTPFIAETLALVIKKSAILPKMHHAYAQIGAAEYGFGAFIAGPSKTADIEQSLVLGAHGPKSMVAFLID
- a CDS encoding S41 family peptidase; this encodes MKLTSLLSLAAGVLCSVSAIGQGTRLLRQPTVSDRSVVFVYADDLWMADRDGGAARRLTTHEGTESLPHFSPDGSMIAFSAQYGGNTDVYVMPATGGEPKRLTWHPGEDAVQGWTPDGASIVFRSGRSGYPTALTKLLKVSFKGGFQEELPMPQAYAGEVSPDGQMAAYQTIGFWDPEWRNYRGGQSQPIWIVDLKTLSLKTTPQTDRERHTDPVWYKNVVYFLSERDYANNVWSFNPKTNELKQVTFHKDFDVKSLDASNDRIVYEQGGYLHLLDPQTGQAKQLVINVQGDFTWAAPRWQDVRSGGLLNASLSPTGKRALFEYRGDIFTVPKENGDWRNISHSSGVADRYPTWSPDGQKIAWFSDASGEYQLMVSDQEGLQKPKAISLPSPTFYFRPAWSSDNKHLAYTDTDYNLWVINTETGQPKKIDTERYAHPNRSLNPVWSPDGKWIAYARLLDNQYKAIKVYNIETGASHQLTDGMSDAMSPVWDASGKYLYFLASTNFALNTGWLDMSSYERPVTRGVYMVILAKGEPSPFLPKSDEEEAPKVEKKEATPAKTDEKTKTEPKKDEKPTEAKKEVLVKIDLEGIDQRILALPKVALKEYDEIIAGPEGSLFFTENVPDQAGVTLHKYTLKDQKREEFLKGIQGAITSHDRKNLLYRSGGTWGIANATAATAKMGDGRLNTSEMKLWVDPKAEYKQIFREGWRYQRDFLYVSNVHGAPWNDIYKWYSPWVEHVRHRTDLNYVVDILGGEVAVGHSYTSGGDFPTLDNNNPAGLLGADFTIVNGFYRIKRILTGENWNPDLRAPLSSPGIDVKEGDYLLEINGIPLTADVDIYSLLEGTANRQIKIKVNATPDLATAKSLTVVPVANETQLRTRAWVEGNRRKVDELSKGQLAYVWIPNTGNGGYEYFNRYYFAQQDKKGAVIDERNNGGGSAADYIVDVLARKLQGYFNSRANDHKPFTTPMSGLWGPKVMIVNERAGSGGDLMPFLFRQAKVGPLVGTRTWGGLVGTWDTPPFIDGGRMVAPRGGFYDVDGKWAVEGEGIAPDIEVHQDPAKVAKGEDPQLEKSVQVALDLLKTQGVTLKPEPPAPIRYKRPQK
- a CDS encoding lactate utilization protein B, with the protein product MNHSEAADKFNKDFDRTTWHDETLWWVRQKRDRAAFAIPEWEDLRNMASQIKHNVLSNLDTYLMEFEKNAKANGVTVHWAADAHEHNQIVLSILKEQGIQQIVKSKSMLTEECHLNPFLAENGVEVIDTDLGERIVQLADEPPSHIVMPCIHWKKEEIGVLFHKHLGTPEGCADPSTLTLAAREHLREKFLTRRVALTGVNFAIAETGEFVVCTNEGNADMGTHLADVHIACMGIEKIVPKRKHLGVFLRLLARSATGQPITTYSSHFAKPREGQQMHIILVDNGRSRQLGREEFRNSLKCIRCGACMNTCPVYRRSGGHSYHNAVAGPIGSILAPNLDMTKNADLPFASTLCGSCSNVCPVKINIHEQLYSWRQVLTKSGHSPTAKTIGMKAMAAVLSSPSVYRFSGKIGRLTLSNTPFVVNNSLNPWYKQREMPEPPKESFGEWYKKNRK